One Salmo trutta chromosome 12, fSalTru1.1, whole genome shotgun sequence genomic region harbors:
- the LOC115203895 gene encoding myocyte-specific enhancer factor 2C encodes MGRKKIQIARIMDERNRQVTFTKRKFGLMKKAYELSVLCDCEIALIIFNSTNKLFQYASTDMDKVLLKYTEYNEPHESRTNSDIVETLRKKGLNGFDSPDIEADDSAGQSPESEDKYRKINDDIDLMISRQRLCALPPSNYDMVGSIQGQNNSGLLYSQPGAGGSLGNHNLLPLSHTHPGLQRNSMSPGPQHTHRPPSAGNAGGMMVSELSNTVSNTGNGSYGNHRHSPGLLSPGCVAKGMQAKTPPLMTSMTLSGNRKPDLRTLLPPGNKNNMPSVNQRINHSQSAQSLATPVVSIATPTLPGQGMGGYPSALSTSYGTEYSLGDLSSLSGFGGNGSGSLHLGSVTGWQQQQLQNMQQSALGHMGNLCQNSNLNLQNVHQNLHIKSEPASPPRDRGIGFVSGGMGAVSQGYLTNQGPAEAGRSPGDSLSSCGSSYDSSDREDHRGNDNFLLRPMSNQEERHSPSVKRMRLSEGWAT; translated from the exons ATGGGGAGGAAAAAGATCCAGATAGCACGGATTATGGATGAACGCAACAGACAG GTGACGTTCACCAAGCGGAAGTTTGGCCTGATGAAGAAGGCGTACGAGCTGAGCGTGCTGTGCGACTGTGAGATCGCCCTCATCATCTTCAACAGCACCAACAAGCTGTTCCAGTACGCCAGCACCGACATGGATAAGGTCCTGCTCAAGTACACTGAGTACAACGAACCTCACGAGAGCAGGACCAACTCTGACATTGTGGAG acTCTGCGAAAGAAGGGTCTAAATGGCTTTGACAGTCCCGACATCGAGGCAGACGACTCTGCTGGTCAGAGCCCCGAGTCAGAGGACAAATACCGCAAGATCAACGACGACATCGACCTCATGATCAGCAGACAGAGACTCTGT GCTCTCCCCCCCTCTAACTACGACATGGTTGGCTCCATCCAGGGCCAAAATAACAGCGGACTCCTCTACTCTCAACCTGGGGCGGGGGGTTCCTTAGGAAACCACAATCTGCTGCCCCTCTCGCACACACACCCTGGGCTGCAGAGGAACAGCATGTCGCCTggaccccaacacacacaccgaccCCCCAGCGCTGGAAACGCAGGAGGGATGatggtctcagagctgtctaacACGGTCTCTAACACTG GTAATGGTAGCTATGGTAACCACCGTCACTCTCCGGGGCTGCTGTCTCCGGGATGTGTGGCCAAAGGCATGCAGGCCAAGACTCCGCCCCTGATGACCTCCATGACCCTGAGTGGTAACCGCAAGCCAGACCTCCGCACGCTGCTGCCCCCTGGCAACAAAAACAACATGCCCTCCGTC AACCAGAGAATAAACCACTCCCAGTCTGCCCAGTCTTTGGCTACTCCTGTGGTCTCCATAGCAACACCTACTCTGCCCGGGCAGGGTATGGGAGGGTACCCCTCTGCCCTCTCCACCTCCTATGGCACTG AGTACTCTCTGGGTGACCTGAGCTCTCTGTCAGGCTTCGGAGGGAACGGCTCTGGATCACTTCACCTGGGATCAGTAACAGGCTGGCAGCAACAACAGCTACAGAACATGCAGCAGTCAGCACTAGGacacatggg aAACCTTTGTCAGAACTCCAACCTCAACCTCCAGAATGTCCATCAGAACCTTCACATCAAGTCAGAGCCCGCCTCCCCGCCCAGAGATCGAGGCATCGGATTTGTCAGCGGAGGGATGGGGGCCGTGTCCCAGGGCTACCTAACAAATCAGGGCCCAGCTGAGGCAGGGCGGTCTCCTGGCGACAGCCTATCCAGCTGTGGGAGCTCATACGACAGCAGCGACCGCGAGGATCACCGCGGAAATGACAACTTCCTGCTGCGCCCGATGTCCAATCAAGAggaacgccacagcccgtctgtCAAACGCATGCGCCTATCAGAAGGCTGGGCTACATGA